DNA from Brucella melitensis bv. 1 str. 16M:
CACGCTCATCAAGGATCTTGTCAAGGTTGATGATTATACCGTCAAGTTCGTGCTGAACCGTCCGGAAGCGCCTCTCCTCGCCAATATCTCGATGCCTTTCGCCTCGATTATTTCCAAGGAATATACGGACAAGCTGGCCGCCGATGGCAAGAAGGACGATCTGAATCAGTACCCGGTCGGTACGGGTCCGTTCCAGTTCGTTGCTTATCAGAAGGACGCTGTCGTTCGCTTCAAGGCAAATGACGACTATTGGGGCGGACGCCCGAAGATCGACGATCTGGTCTTCGCGATCACGACCGATCCTGCTGTTCGCGCGCAGAAGCTCAAGGCCGGCGAATGCCAGCTTATGTCCTATCCGGCTCCGGCGGATACCAAGGGCCTTCAGGCTGATCCCAACCTCAAGGTTGACGAACAGGCTGGCCTGAACGTGGCATATCTTGCCTATAATACGCTGAAGGCGCCGTTCGATAAGCCGGAAGTGCGCAAGGCGCTCAACCAGGCCATCAACAAGAAGGCTATCATTGACGCTGTGTTCCAGGGGCAGGGTCAGGTCGCCAAAAACCCGATCCCGCCGACGATGTAGAGCTACAACGAAGAGGTCGTGGACGATAAGTACGATCCTGAAGCTGCAAAGAAGGCGCTTGAAGCTGCTGGCGTGAAAGATCTTTCGATGAAGATCTGGGCCATGCCTGTCAGCCGCCCCTATATGCCGAATGCGCGCCGTACGGCCGAACTCATGCAGGCTGATCTGGCGAAGGTCGGCGTCAAGGCTGACATCGTCTCGATGGAATGGGGTAAATATCTCAAGAAGTCGTCTGAAAAGGATCGTGACGGCGCTGTGATCATGGGATGGACCGGCGACAATGGCGATCCGGACAACTTCCTGGGGACGCTCCTCGGCTGCGCTGGCCTTGGCAACAACAACCGCGCCCAGTGGTGCTACAAGCCGTTTGAGGACCTGATCCAGAAAGCCAAGACCTCGACCAGCCAGGAAGAGCGCACCAAGCTTTACGAAGAAGCACAGGCGGTCTTCAAGGAGCAGGCTCCTTGGGATACAATTGCGCATTCGACGGTCTTCGTGCCGATGTCGGCTAAGGTCACGGGCTTCAAGCAGAGCCCGCTCGGCGATTATCGCTTTGAAGAAGTCGATATTTCTGAGTAAGACCTGACAACGCGAGTGTGGTGGATTGGGGGTTCCTGTACTTTGCGTGACTGCACGCTCAGGAACCTCACATCCGTAGGCCATACCCGATTCAACTGGTTACTGATTTGGCTTTGAAACCGGAATTCGTTCATGTCTCCTTTCAGGAGGCATACGGGTTTCGGTTTCATCAAATCCGTGGCCGGGTGTGGGGAACCCTCTGCGCCCGGTCGGATTTTTTTATGTTCCGTTTCATATTAAACAAACTTGTCTATCTGGTTCCGACCTTCATAGGCATTACAATTGTGGCTTTCGCTTTCGTGCGGGTCCTGCCCGGCGATCCCGTGCTGCTGATGGCCGGCGAACGGGGTGTGAGTCCTGAACGCCATGCTGAACTCATGGCGCAGCTCGGATTTGATCGTCCGATCTGGGAGCAATATCTCCTTTATGTCTGGAACTTGCTGCACGGCGATTTCGGTCAGTCTCTGGTGACGAAAAAGCCTGTCCTAGTGGAATTTTTCGCGCTTTTTCCTGCAACCGTCGAGTTGTCCATCTGCGCGATTATCCTGGCTGTCCTCATTGGCATTCCTGCCGGCGTCATCGCTGCCGTCAAGCGCGGCTCCTGGTTCGATCAGGGGCTTATGGGCATTTCACTGGTCGGTTATTCGATGCCGATTTTCTGGTGGGCGCTGCTTCTCATCATCTTCTTCTCCGGTGTTTTGCAGTGGACCCCCGTTTCGGGCCGCATTTCGCTTCTCTATTATTTCACTCCCGTTTCGGGCTTCATGCTGATCGACAGCCTGCTTTCGGGCCAGAAGGGCGCTTTCCTGTCGGCTGCTTCGCATCTCATCTTGCCGACCATCGTGCTTGCGACCATTCCGCTTGCGGTGATTGCGCGCCAGACCCGTTCGGCGATGCTGGAAGTTCTGGGCGAAGATTATGTGCGTACTGCGCGCGCCAAGGGCCTTCCCATACGCCGCATTGTCGGTCTTCATGCGCTGCGCAATGCGATGATCCCGGTCATCACGACAATCGGCCTGCAGGTCGGCGTGTTGATGGCGGGCGCAATCCTGACCGAAACAATTTTCTCATGGCCCGGTATCGGTAAATGGATGCTCGATTCCATTTCGCGCCGCGATTATCCGGTCGTTCAGAGCGGGCTTCTGCTGATCGCCTTCATCATTATGGTTGTGAATCTGGTCGTGGACCTGCTTTACGGCCTCATCAACCCGCGTATCCGGCACAAGTGAGGGGAATATGACACACTCAACTATTCAGCCGGAAGCCGTGAAGGACGTAGGCACGCTTCGTGCATTGCGGGACTTCTGGTTTTATTTCAGCGTCAATCGCGGTGCTGTTATCGGCCTCGTTGTTTTTACGGCGCTGGTTCTTGTTGCAATCTTAGCGCCGGTTCTTGCCCCGCATAACCCGTCGGAACAGTTCCGCGATTTCATGCTCGTGCCGCCCTTCTGGGAAGAGGGCGGTTCAACCCAGTTCCTCCTTGGAACGGATGCGGTCGGCCGCGATATTCTTTCGCGCCTGATCTATGGCGCGCAATATTCGCTGCTCGTTGGCTTCGTTATCGTCATCATCTCCATGAGCCTCGGCATCGCCATCGGCGTGTTTTCCGGCTATATGGGCGGTGGCGTCGATACGGTCGCCATGCGCATCATGGACGTCATGCTGGCATTCCCGTCGCTTTTGCTGGCGCTGGTTCTCGTCGCCATTCTCGGGCCGGGGCTGATTAATGCGGTTCTGGCGATCACTCTGGTTCTGCTGCCGCATTTTTCGCGCCTTACCCGCGCGGCCGTCATGGCGGAAAAGGAACGTGAATATGCAACGGCGGCCAAGCTTGCCGGTGCAGGCAAGTTGCGCCTGATGTTCAAGACCATCCTGCCAAACTGCCTTGCGCCGCTGGTGGTGCAGGCCACGATGTCGTTTTCCAATGCCATCCTCGACGTTGCGGCACTTGGCTTTCTTGGCATGGGGGCCCAACCGCCAACGCCTGAATGGGGCACGATGCTTGCCGAAGCACGCGAGTTCATCATGCGCGCCTGGTGGGTCGTCACGTTCCCCGGCCTTGCGATCCTCATCACTGTTCTCGCCATCAATCTGATCGGCGACGGTCTGCGCGATGCGCTTGATCCGAAGCTAAAGCGGAGTTGATCGAAGTGCTACTCGATATTAAAAATCTCACGGTTTCCTTCGATACATCCACTGGCCCGTTCAAGGCGGTGGACGGGATCGACATCACCGTTAACAAGGGTGAAGTGCTGGCCATCGTCGGCGAATCCGGTTCGGGCAAGTCCGTCGGAATGCTGGCGGTTATGGGTCTTTTGCCAAAGACTGCGACCGTAACCGCCGATGTGATGATGTTCGACGGCATGGACCTGCGCACCCTGTCCGACAGTCAGCGCCGCAAGATCATCGGCCGCGATATTTCGATGATCTTTCAGGAGCCCGTAGCAAGCCTCAATCCGTGTTTCACGGTCGGCTATCAGCTTGAGGAAGTCCTGAAGCAGCATATGGGTATGGGGGCTTCTGCAAGCCGTGCCCGCGCTATCGAGCTTCTGGAACTGGTCGGTATCCGTGATGCGGCGGAGCGTCTGAAAAGCTTCCCGCACCAGATGTCGGGCGGCCAGTGCCAGCGCGTGATGATCGCGATTGCGATTGCCTGTAATCCGAAGCTCCTGATTGCCGACGAACCCACGACCGCACTCGATGTGACGATCCAGAAGCAGATTCTCGATCTCCTGATGCGGCTTCAGGTGGAGCACGGCATGGGCCTCATCATGATTACCCATGATATGGGTGTGGTGGCTGAAACGGAAGACCGGGTTATCGTGCAATACAAGGGCCACAAGATGGAAGATGCCGACGTGCTGTCGCTGTTTTCCGCGCCCAAGCACCCTTACACCCGTGCGCTGCTCTCGGCCCTGCCGGAAAATGCGACTGGTAATCGTCTTCCGACGGTTTCTGATTTTGTCTTTGAGAATATCAGTGCAGGAGAAGCGCGATGAGCGAGATCGTTCTCGAGGCGCGCGACATCAAGCGCGATTATCATGTTGGCGGCGGCCTGTTCGGCAAGCCGAAAGTTGTTCATGCCGTCAAGGGGGTGAGTTTCAAGGTCGAAAAAGGCAAAACGCTGGCGATTGTCGGTGAATCGGGCTGTGGCAAGTCCACTCTGGCGCGCATTCTCACCATGATCGATCCGCAGACTTCCGGCGAGTTGAAGATCGGCGGCAAGGATGTGAACATCGCCCGCGATGGCCTGCTGCCGGAAATGCGCCAGAAGGTGCAGATCGTGTTCCAGAACCCCTATGGCTCGCTCAATCCGCGCCAGAAGATCGGGGATGTTCTGGCCGAGCCGCTGCTGCTCAACACCAATATGTCGGCAGACGAGCGCCGCTCCAAAGCCATGCAGATGCTTTTGAAGGTCGGCCTTGAGCGCGAACACTTCAACCGCTACCCGCATATGTTTTCCGGTGGTCAGCGCCAGCGTATTGCCATTGCGCGCGCGCTGATGCTCAACCCGAAGCTGCTCATCCTCGATGAGCCGGTTTCCGCGCTCGACCTGTCCGTTCAGGCACAGGTGCTCAATCTCCTGTCCGACCTGCAGGAAGAGTTTGGCCTCACCTATGTCTTCATCAGCCATGACCTCTCGGTTGTGCGCTATATCGCAGATGATGTGATGGTGATGTATTTCGGCGAGGTGGTTGAATATGGTTCGCGTGACGATGTGTTCAACAATCCGCAGCATGACTATACAAAGAAGCTTTTTGCTGCGACGCCGCGTGCAGATGTCAATGCTATTCGCGCGCGCGTTGAAGCACGTGCTGCAGCAAGACAGGCAGTCCTTAGCTGATTTCTATGTGTAAAGTCTGAAAAACAAGAGCCGCATATTCTCATGTGCGGCTTTTTCGCGAGAAGCTTGTTGTAAGCTTCTAATATTTGAAGTATAAGGAAATGTTGCGATATTAAGTATATCGGTATAAGTATGTATTTTTATTTAATCGTTTCTATTGTTATATTCGCGTTGTCGGCAATTTTTTGGGTGGAAAATGTGCTTGTATGTCCTGTGTTTTGATACGCATCTTGCTCCATAACCCACTTACACTTTTCGGGATCATGCTTTAGTTCATGTTCCGCGCTGCTGATGCCAGGCGAGGGCGCGCACGATATCATCGGCTGCAATCTTGCCGACGATGGCACCGTTTTCAATGATACCGACATCGCCACCGCTATCCGCCACCGCAGTCATCAAATCCCGCACCAGCGTTTCGCGCCTGGCCGTTGCAGCAAAAGGACGTGGCGCTGCATTGCGGTCGAAAGGCACCATTATGTCAGCGGCCCGAAGCACGCCGAGCGGGTTCATATGGGCAACGAAGTCGGCAACATATTCATTGGCAGGGTGCAGGAGAATCTCCTGCGGCGTCCCGCATTGAACGATGCGCCCGCCTTCCATGATGGCGATGCGATTGCCAATCTTCATTGCTTCATCAAGGTCATGGCTGACGAAAACGATGGTTTTTCTCAGGCGTGACTGGAAGGCCAGCAATTCGTCCTGCAGGCGGGTACGAATCAGCGGGTCGAGGGCGGAGAACGGTTCGTCCATCAGGAGAATGGGCGCGCCGGTTGCAAAGGCGCGGGCAAGCCCGACGCGTTGCTGCATCCCGCCGGAAAGCTCACCCACCTTGCGGGTGGCCCAATCCTGCAAGCCGACGAGTTCAAGCTGCTGGCGCGCCTTGTCCAGCCGTTCTTCCTTGCCCATACCGGAGATTTCCAGCCCGAAGGCAACATTTTCCTCGACGCTACGCCATGGCAGCAGACCAAACTGTTGGAACACCATGGAGACAAGCTCGGTGCGCAGACGGCGCAGTGTTGCGCGGTCAGCTTTTCCCACATCGATGCTGCGCTCGCCATCGTGAACCAGTGCACGCCCGCGCGAGATGGGGTTGAGACGATTGATTGCACGCAGAAGTGTGGATTTTCCGGAGCCGGATAGGCCCATCAGGACGAGGATTTCGCCTTCCTCGATATCGAGCGTACAATTATGGACGCCGAGCACAAGGCCGGTTTCGGTCTGGATCCTGGAGCGTGTTTCGCCGCGGTCGGCCAGATGAAGCGCCTCATCGACATTTTTGCCGAAGATGATGCAAACGTCTTCAAGTGCGATAATCGTCATCCGCGCCTCCTGGTGCGCATCCCGAAAAATGTGAGCGGGTTTTTGAGCAAGATGCGCGTAAAAACAAATGGATAGAGCCTGTCCAATGATTTAATCAAAACATGTCGCCAGGTCTCTTCGTCTGGGCATGATCGTGTCGGAAAACCGGTTTCTGCTTTTCGGGATCATGCTATTTCTCACGTCCGGCGCGGAAGATACGGTCGAGCACGATGGCGACCACGACGATGATGAAACCTGCTTCAAAACCCAGCGAAATATTGACGGAGTTAAGGCCGCGAACCACAGGCACGCCGAGGCCATCGGCACCGACAAGGGCTGCAATGACCACCATCGAAAGCGACAGCATGATCGTCTGGGTGAGGCCGGCCAGAATTTGCGGCATCGCGTAGGGCAGTTCAACCTTCCAGAGAAGCTGCGAGCGTGACGCGCCGAAAGCTTCGCCGGCTTCGATGAGCGAGGCGGGTGTTGAGGAAATGCTGAGCTGGGTCAGGCGGATAGGAGCAGGGATCACGAAGATGACGGTGGCGAGAAGACCCGGCACCATGCCGATACCAAAGAAAACAATCGCCGGGATCAGATACACGAAAGTCGGCAGCGTTTGCATCAGGTCGAGCACAGGGCGCATCGCGGCGTAAAGGGCCGGGCGATGGGCTGCGGCGATTCCAAGTGGTACGCCGATCACCATGCAGACAAAACATGATGACAGAACGAGGGTGAGTGTTTTCAGGGTGGGTTCCCAATAGCCCTGGTTGATGATGAAAAGGAAACCCAGAATGGTGAGCAGAACGACCGAGATACGACGCTGAATGAGCCATGCAATGATTGCAAAGATGGCGATCAGAAGGAGGGGGTGAGGGAGTTCCAGGAGATACAGCAAACCGTCAATCAAGCTCTGCATGACTGCGGCCAGAGTGTCGAAGAAAAGTCCCAGATGGGTCGTCAGCCAGTCCACCACCGATTTGGCGGTTGGCCCGACAGGTATCTTGTAATCCGTCAGCCAGTTCAACGATCAAGTCTCCTGCTGCGTGCCTCTTGTGGGAGGGGGGCATAATTTTAAGGCCGCGGTTTGCCCGCGACCCTGTTGATATTCAGGATCAGAGGCCGAGGGCCGATCTGACGGCAGGCAGGCCTTCCTTGCCGTCAACGGTGGTAACGCCTGCAAGCCATTGGTTGAGAACGCCCGGATTGGCTTTCAACCATTCGGTGGCCGCCTTCGCAGGCTCTTCGCCGTCATCGAGGATTTTGCCCATAATGTCGTTTTCCATATCGAGGTTGAATTCGAGATTGGTGAGGAACTTGCCAACATTGGGGCATTCCTGCGTGTAGCCGGTGCGCACATTGGTCTCAACTTTGGCGCCGCCCAGATTCGGGCCGAAGAAATCATCGCCGCCGGTGAGATAGGCTATCTTGAAGCGCTTGTTCATGGGGTGCGGTTCCCAGGCGAGAAAGACGATGGGTTCCTTGCTCTTGATGCTGCGGGCGACCTGCGCAAGCATTCCCTGTTCGGACGATTCGGCCAGTTCAAAGGATTTGAGGCCAAAGGCATTCTTGTTGATCATGCTGAGGATCAGACGGTTGCCGTCATTGCCGGGCTCGATGCCGTAGATCTTGCCGCCGAGCTTGTCCTTGAATTTGGCAATATCCTTGAAATCCTTCAGCCCTTCATCAAAGACAAATTGCGGCACGGCGAGCGTATATTTTGCGCCGGTCAGGTTGGTGCGCAGCGTCTCAACGGTCTTGTTGTCCAGATAGGGCTGGAGATCGGCGCTCATGGATGGGTTCCAGTAGCCAAGGAAGACGTCGATGTCCTTTTTGGCGAGCGATGCATAGGTTACCGGCACGGAGAGAACCTTGATATCGGTCGTGTAGCCCAGACCTTTGAGAATTTCGGTTGCGACCGCCGTTGTCGAGGTGATGTCGGTCCAGCCGACATCGGAGAAGCGGACGGTCGAGCAACTCGCTGGCTCAGCCGCAAGGCCGATTTCCGGGGTGCTTAGCATTGCCGTTCCCATGGCAAAGCCACCCAGGGCAAGCGTAAACATGCAGGTCGATACGTGCTTCATTCTTCTCTCCATTTACCGGCCGTTTTTGACGGATTGATTGTTTTTTCCGGTCCTAGCTTTAGCAAACACCAAAGATTTCGCCATTCAAGTACCATAGCGGCGAAAATGTTCTTGATTGCGACGTTCGTTGCAGTTTCCGGCGTAAAACCGGTTTACTCTTCCTGAAAC
Protein-coding regions in this window:
- a CDS encoding ABC transporter permease subunit, translating into MFRFILNKLVYLVPTFIGITIVAFAFVRVLPGDPVLLMAGERGVSPERHAELMAQLGFDRPIWEQYLLYVWNLLHGDFGQSLVTKKPVLVEFFALFPATVELSICAIILAVLIGIPAGVIAAVKRGSWFDQGLMGISLVGYSMPIFWWALLLIIFFSGVLQWTPVSGRISLLYYFTPVSGFMLIDSLLSGQKGAFLSAASHLILPTIVLATIPLAVIARQTRSAMLEVLGEDYVRTARAKGLPIRRIVGLHALRNAMIPVITTIGLQVGVLMAGAILTETIFSWPGIGKWMLDSISRRDYPVVQSGLLLIAFIIMVVNLVVDLLYGLINPRIRHK
- a CDS encoding ABC transporter permease subunit, with amino-acid sequence MTHSTIQPEAVKDVGTLRALRDFWFYFSVNRGAVIGLVVFTALVLVAILAPVLAPHNPSEQFRDFMLVPPFWEEGGSTQFLLGTDAVGRDILSRLIYGAQYSLLVGFVIVIISMSLGIAIGVFSGYMGGGVDTVAMRIMDVMLAFPSLLLALVLVAILGPGLINAVLAITLVLLPHFSRLTRAAVMAEKEREYATAAKLAGAGKLRLMFKTILPNCLAPLVVQATMSFSNAILDVAALGFLGMGAQPPTPEWGTMLAEAREFIMRAWWVVTFPGLAILITVLAINLIGDGLRDALDPKLKRS
- a CDS encoding ABC transporter ATP-binding protein: MLLDIKNLTVSFDTSTGPFKAVDGIDITVNKGEVLAIVGESGSGKSVGMLAVMGLLPKTATVTADVMMFDGMDLRTLSDSQRRKIIGRDISMIFQEPVASLNPCFTVGYQLEEVLKQHMGMGASASRARAIELLELVGIRDAAERLKSFPHQMSGGQCQRVMIAIAIACNPKLLIADEPTTALDVTIQKQILDLLMRLQVEHGMGLIMITHDMGVVAETEDRVIVQYKGHKMEDADVLSLFSAPKHPYTRALLSALPENATGNRLPTVSDFVFENISAGEAR
- a CDS encoding dipeptide ABC transporter ATP-binding protein, whose amino-acid sequence is MSEIVLEARDIKRDYHVGGGLFGKPKVVHAVKGVSFKVEKGKTLAIVGESGCGKSTLARILTMIDPQTSGELKIGGKDVNIARDGLLPEMRQKVQIVFQNPYGSLNPRQKIGDVLAEPLLLNTNMSADERRSKAMQMLLKVGLEREHFNRYPHMFSGGQRQRIAIARALMLNPKLLILDEPVSALDLSVQAQVLNLLSDLQEEFGLTYVFISHDLSVVRYIADDVMVMYFGEVVEYGSRDDVFNNPQHDYTKKLFAATPRADVNAIRARVEARAAARQAVLS
- the choV gene encoding choline ABC transporter ATP-binding protein, coding for MTIIALEDVCIIFGKNVDEALHLADRGETRSRIQTETGLVLGVHNCTLDIEEGEILVLMGLSGSGKSTLLRAINRLNPISRGRALVHDGERSIDVGKADRATLRRLRTELVSMVFQQFGLLPWRSVEENVAFGLEISGMGKEERLDKARQQLELVGLQDWATRKVGELSGGMQQRVGLARAFATGAPILLMDEPFSALDPLIRTRLQDELLAFQSRLRKTIVFVSHDLDEAMKIGNRIAIMEGGRIVQCGTPQEILLHPANEYVADFVAHMNPLGVLRAADIMVPFDRNAAPRPFAATARRETLVRDLMTAVADSGGDVGIIENGAIVGKIAADDIVRALAWHQQRGT
- the choW gene encoding choline ABC transporter permease subunit; protein product: MNWLTDYKIPVGPTAKSVVDWLTTHLGLFFDTLAAVMQSLIDGLLYLLELPHPLLLIAIFAIIAWLIQRRISVVLLTILGFLFIINQGYWEPTLKTLTLVLSSCFVCMVIGVPLGIAAAHRPALYAAMRPVLDLMQTLPTFVYLIPAIVFFGIGMVPGLLATVIFVIPAPIRLTQLSISSTPASLIEAGEAFGASRSQLLWKVELPYAMPQILAGLTQTIMLSLSMVVIAALVGADGLGVPVVRGLNSVNISLGFEAGFIIVVVAIVLDRIFRAGREK
- a CDS encoding choline ABC transporter substrate-binding protein gives rise to the protein MKHVSTCMFTLALGGFAMGTAMLSTPEIGLAAEPASCSTVRFSDVGWTDITSTTAVATEILKGLGYTTDIKVLSVPVTYASLAKKDIDVFLGYWNPSMSADLQPYLDNKTVETLRTNLTGAKYTLAVPQFVFDEGLKDFKDIAKFKDKLGGKIYGIEPGNDGNRLILSMINKNAFGLKSFELAESSEQGMLAQVARSIKSKEPIVFLAWEPHPMNKRFKIAYLTGGDDFFGPNLGGAKVETNVRTGYTQECPNVGKFLTNLEFNLDMENDIMGKILDDGEEPAKAATEWLKANPGVLNQWLAGVTTVDGKEGLPAVRSALGL